The Mesorhizobium sp. M1D.F.Ca.ET.043.01.1.1 genome contains a region encoding:
- a CDS encoding homospermidine synthase encodes MANENWPVYGEITGPVVMIGFGSIGRGTLPLIERHFKFDKSRMAVIDPRDTDRKLLDERGITFVQDAVTKKNYKKLLTPLLTNGTGQGMCVNLSVDTSSLELMSLCRKLGVLYIDTVVEPWLGFYFDETADNASRTNYALRESVRLEKEKAPGGTTAISCCGANPGMVSWFVKQALVNLATDLGLEFVVPAEHDREGWAKLMKKAGVKGIHIAERDTQRTKKPKPMDVFWNTWSVEGFISEGLQPAELGWGTHENWMPKNGRKHKQGSQAAIYLEQPGANTRVRSWCPTPGPQYGFLVTHNEAISIADFFTVRGKKGKVNYRPTCHYAYHPSNDAVLSLHEMFGAAGKAQPVHHVLDENELVDGVDELGVLLYGHDRNAYWYGSQLSLAEARKLAPYQNATGLQVTSAVLAGMVWALENPMAGIVEADEMDFRRCLEVQLPYLGPVRGYYTDWTPLDNRPGLFPEDMDREDPWQFRNILVR; translated from the coding sequence ATGGCGAATGAAAACTGGCCCGTTTACGGTGAAATCACCGGCCCTGTCGTGATGATCGGCTTCGGCTCGATCGGACGGGGGACGCTGCCGCTGATCGAACGCCATTTCAAGTTCGACAAGTCGCGCATGGCGGTCATCGATCCGCGCGACACCGACCGCAAGCTGCTCGACGAGCGCGGCATCACCTTCGTCCAGGACGCGGTGACCAAGAAGAACTACAAGAAGCTGCTGACCCCGCTTCTGACCAATGGCACCGGCCAGGGCATGTGCGTCAACCTGTCGGTCGACACCTCCTCGCTCGAATTGATGAGCCTCTGCCGCAAGCTCGGCGTGCTCTATATCGACACCGTGGTCGAGCCGTGGCTCGGCTTCTACTTCGATGAAACGGCCGACAATGCCTCGCGCACCAACTATGCGCTGCGCGAGAGCGTGCGCCTCGAGAAGGAGAAGGCCCCCGGCGGCACCACGGCGATCTCCTGCTGCGGCGCCAATCCCGGCATGGTCTCGTGGTTCGTCAAGCAGGCGCTGGTCAACCTCGCCACCGATCTCGGGCTTGAGTTTGTCGTGCCGGCCGAGCACGACCGCGAGGGCTGGGCGAAGCTGATGAAGAAGGCCGGCGTCAAGGGCATCCACATCGCCGAACGCGATACCCAGCGCACCAAGAAGCCGAAGCCGATGGACGTGTTCTGGAACACCTGGTCGGTCGAGGGCTTCATCTCGGAAGGCCTGCAGCCGGCCGAGCTCGGCTGGGGCACGCATGAGAACTGGATGCCGAAGAACGGCAGGAAGCACAAGCAGGGCTCGCAGGCGGCGATCTACCTGGAACAGCCCGGCGCCAACACGCGCGTGCGCTCCTGGTGCCCGACGCCCGGCCCGCAATACGGCTTCCTGGTCACTCACAACGAGGCGATCTCGATCGCCGATTTCTTCACCGTGCGCGGCAAGAAGGGCAAGGTGAACTACCGCCCGACCTGCCACTATGCATACCATCCCAGCAACGACGCCGTGCTGTCGCTGCACGAGATGTTCGGCGCCGCCGGCAAGGCGCAGCCCGTGCATCACGTGCTCGACGAGAACGAGCTGGTCGACGGCGTCGACGAGCTCGGCGTGCTGCTCTACGGCCATGATAGGAACGCCTACTGGTACGGTTCGCAGCTGTCGCTGGCCGAGGCGCGCAAGCTGGCGCCCTACCAGAACGCCACCGGCCTGCAGGTCACTTCGGCAGTGCTGGCCGGCATGGTCTGGGCGCTGGAAAATCCGATGGCCGGCATCGTCGAGGCCGACGAGATGGATTTCAGGCGCTGCCTGGAAGTGCAGCTTCCCTATCTTGGGCCGGTCAGGGGCTACTACACCGACTGGACGCCGCTGGACAATCGCCCTGGCCTTTTCCCCGAGGATATGGACAGGGAGGACCCGTGGCAGTTCCGCAACATCCTGGTGCGATAG
- a CDS encoding DUF3445 domain-containing protein, which translates to MTIRQPTHTPYDGSSKLFTIGLKPLEFDRWIEADEFLLPHLAEKRRLYAEIPEKVFVEEDGTRDAQREAMELLVAHLAAKHSGTHHRNGPDIEVTGFEGAVDTLAPALTEAPLVKASLLVQEDLILMRRGDDGWRLAAGSLCFPSSWSLREKFGKPLQQIHAPVPGFGPGTRPADLINRMFDGLQGQAVERFNWSIQADDALYHPLSNRERIDRATNRPTRFPDGDINAHAFMRVERQTLRKLPVSRDILFTIRIHLDPLAVLVRHPERATLAGSFAEQLNALDQAQLDYKGLTADRDRLVAFLHGMARAA; encoded by the coding sequence ATGACCATTCGCCAACCGACCCATACGCCCTATGACGGGTCCTCCAAACTCTTCACCATCGGGCTGAAACCGCTCGAGTTCGATCGCTGGATCGAGGCCGACGAATTCCTTTTGCCGCATCTCGCCGAGAAGCGGCGGCTCTACGCGGAGATTCCCGAAAAGGTCTTCGTCGAGGAAGACGGCACCCGCGACGCGCAGCGCGAAGCGATGGAACTGCTCGTCGCGCATCTGGCGGCAAAGCATTCCGGCACCCATCACCGCAACGGCCCGGATATCGAGGTGACCGGCTTCGAAGGGGCGGTCGACACATTGGCCCCTGCCCTCACCGAGGCGCCGCTCGTAAAGGCCTCGCTGCTCGTCCAGGAGGACCTGATCCTGATGCGCCGCGGCGATGACGGCTGGCGGCTCGCCGCTGGATCGCTGTGTTTTCCTTCGTCCTGGTCGCTCCGGGAAAAATTCGGCAAGCCGCTGCAACAGATCCACGCGCCGGTGCCGGGCTTCGGCCCCGGCACGCGACCGGCGGACCTCATCAACCGCATGTTCGACGGCCTGCAGGGCCAGGCGGTCGAACGCTTCAACTGGTCGATCCAGGCGGACGACGCGCTCTATCATCCGCTTTCCAACAGGGAGCGCATCGACCGCGCCACCAACCGCCCGACGCGCTTTCCGGATGGCGATATCAACGCCCACGCCTTCATGAGGGTCGAGCGCCAGACATTGCGCAAGCTGCCGGTCTCGCGCGACATCCTCTTCACCATCCGCATCCATCTCGATCCGCTGGCCGTGCTCGTCCGGCACCCTGAGAGGGCGACGCTTGCAGGCTCTTTCGCCGAACAGCTCAACGCGCTCGACCAGGCGCAGCTCGACTACAAGGGTCTGACTGCCGATCGCGACCGGCTGGTCGCCTTCCTCCACGGCATGGCCAGGGCGGCTTAA
- a CDS encoding aminotransferase class IV family protein, which yields MSSESALRDGNRADFELIETMRWEPGAGFLRFDRHLARLCASAAELGFACDPQRVGDALTGAVGGQRIAMRTRLALQRNGEATASAQPYEPLPAGKVWRLQLARVRLDSGDTLLRHKTSRRDTYQRARAEYLATRADEVLLANERGELCEGTITNLFADFSDGVLATPRLDCGLLPGILRGTLLDEGRAVEAIYTFDDLKSAKAIFVGNSLRGLIPAQLG from the coding sequence GTGTCTTCTGAAAGCGCGCTTCGCGACGGGAACCGTGCCGACTTCGAGCTGATCGAGACCATGCGCTGGGAACCCGGCGCGGGCTTCCTGCGCTTTGACCGCCACCTTGCGCGGCTTTGCGCTTCGGCGGCGGAGCTCGGCTTTGCCTGCGACCCGCAACGGGTCGGCGACGCGCTGACGGGCGCGGTCGGCGGCCAGCGGATCGCCATGCGCACCCGCCTCGCCCTGCAGCGCAATGGCGAGGCGACAGCATCCGCGCAGCCTTACGAACCGCTGCCCGCCGGCAAGGTGTGGCGGCTGCAGCTGGCGCGCGTCCGGCTCGATTCCGGCGACACGCTTTTGCGCCACAAGACCAGCCGCCGCGACACCTACCAGCGGGCGCGTGCCGAATACCTCGCCACCCGCGCCGACGAGGTGCTGCTCGCCAATGAGCGAGGCGAGCTCTGCGAAGGTACCATCACCAACCTCTTCGCCGACTTCAGCGACGGCGTGCTGGCCACGCCAAGACTTGATTGCGGCCTGCTGCCTGGGATATTGCGCGGCACGCTTCTGGACGAAGGCCGCGCCGTGGAAGCGATCTACACCTTCGACGATCTGAAGTCCGCGAAGGCGATCTTCGTCGGCAATTCGCTGCGCGGGCTGATCCCGGCGCAACTCGGCTGA
- a CDS encoding aminodeoxychorismate synthase component I, with product MSLPSAIFRNDETGRQLVFDRPREIIVARSADEFAPAIEAAQAASDAGRWLAGYFSYEAGYLLEPKLVPLLPEGRRAPLICLGVFDAPLEQAVPKNSGPASNGPIFDARAGWSAEDYAVRFARLHDHIRKGDCYQGNLTFPVHAQWSGDPLAAFDALTGRQPVKYGALIALGDPVVLSRSPELFFEIDADGMIETHPMKGTAPRGATKAEDARLKAFLRNDEKNQAENRMIVDLLRNDISLISEVGTLEVPELFRIETYPTVHQMVSRVRAKLLPDIGIRKVFAALFPCGSITGAPKIRAMEILHDLEGVPRDVYCGAIGWIAPGGTMRFSVAIRTISLFADGEAVYNVGGGVVFDSTADEEYRECLLKARFATGTVPTSS from the coding sequence ATGTCCCTGCCTTCCGCCATCTTCCGCAACGACGAGACCGGCAGGCAGCTCGTCTTCGACAGGCCACGCGAAATCATCGTCGCGCGCAGCGCCGATGAGTTCGCGCCGGCGATCGAAGCAGCTCAAGCCGCATCCGACGCCGGCAGATGGCTGGCCGGCTATTTCTCCTACGAGGCTGGTTATCTGCTCGAGCCGAAGCTGGTGCCGTTGCTGCCTGAAGGCCGCCGCGCGCCGCTGATCTGTCTCGGCGTTTTCGACGCGCCGCTCGAGCAGGCCGTGCCAAAAAATTCAGGTCCCGCCAGCAACGGCCCGATCTTCGACGCCAGGGCGGGATGGTCCGCCGAGGACTATGCCGTCCGCTTCGCACGTCTCCACGACCATATCCGCAAGGGCGACTGCTACCAGGGCAACCTGACCTTTCCGGTCCATGCCCAGTGGTCCGGCGATCCGCTTGCCGCCTTCGATGCGCTGACCGGGCGCCAGCCGGTGAAATACGGCGCGCTGATCGCGCTCGGCGATCCGGTGGTGCTGTCGCGCTCGCCGGAACTCTTCTTCGAGATCGATGCGGACGGCATGATCGAGACGCACCCGATGAAGGGCACGGCGCCGCGTGGCGCGACCAAAGCCGAGGATGCGCGGCTGAAGGCGTTCCTGCGCAACGACGAGAAGAACCAGGCCGAGAACCGCATGATCGTCGACCTCCTGCGCAACGACATCTCGCTGATCAGCGAGGTCGGCACGCTGGAGGTGCCGGAGCTGTTCCGCATCGAGACCTACCCGACGGTGCACCAGATGGTGAGCCGGGTGCGGGCGAAACTCCTGCCGGATATCGGCATCCGCAAGGTCTTTGCAGCGCTCTTCCCTTGCGGCTCGATCACCGGTGCGCCAAAAATCCGCGCCATGGAGATCCTGCACGATCTGGAGGGCGTGCCGCGCGACGTCTATTGCGGCGCCATCGGCTGGATCGCGCCCGGCGGAACCATGAGGTTCTCGGTGGCGATCCGCACCATCTCGCTCTTCGCCGATGGCGAGGCCGTCTACAATGTCGGCGGCGGCGTCGTCTTCGATTCGACAGCCGATGAGGAGTACCGGGAGTGTCTTCTGAAAGCGCGCTTCGCGACGGGAACCGTGCCGACTTCGAGCTGA
- a CDS encoding proton-conducting membrane transporter, with translation MSTFFYMLLAFVVGVLAGWFLWGRLRGELDSLRGDLDRTRSERDKARSDLDACGRARADLEARLRDAPTAKTGTDKASAPAPAPLMSTAAKAKSAPSKAAAKPAAAKPAARSTAAPKPAARRAAPKAAAKKAAPASGKATAKADNLRRLIGIGPVNEKLLKGQGVTTYAQIAAWTDADVKRIEEVLNFDGRIAREKWIEQAKLLASGNEAEFARQFPTAGTSSNT, from the coding sequence ATGAGCACTTTCTTCTACATGCTGTTGGCGTTCGTCGTGGGTGTCTTGGCTGGCTGGTTCCTCTGGGGCCGCCTGCGCGGCGAGCTCGACAGCCTGCGCGGCGACCTCGATCGCACGCGCAGCGAACGGGACAAAGCGCGCAGCGACCTCGATGCCTGCGGCCGCGCCCGAGCCGACCTCGAGGCCCGGCTGCGTGATGCGCCGACGGCTAAGACCGGCACCGACAAAGCCTCAGCGCCTGCGCCGGCGCCGCTGATGTCGACGGCGGCAAAGGCAAAGTCCGCGCCTTCCAAGGCGGCGGCAAAGCCCGCCGCCGCAAAACCGGCAGCCAGGTCAACCGCCGCGCCCAAGCCGGCCGCAAGGAGGGCAGCCCCCAAGGCGGCGGCAAAGAAGGCGGCGCCCGCATCGGGCAAGGCGACTGCCAAGGCGGACAACCTGCGCCGCCTGATCGGCATCGGCCCGGTCAACGAAAAGCTGCTCAAGGGTCAGGGCGTCACGACCTACGCCCAGATCGCCGCCTGGACCGATGCCGACGTCAAGCGCATCGAGGAGGTGCTCAATTTCGACGGTCGCATCGCGCGCGAGAAATGGATCGAGCAGGCGAAATTGCTGGCCTCGGGCAACGAGGCCGAATTCGCCCGCCAGTTCCCGACGGCTGGAACCTCAAGCAACACCTGA
- a CDS encoding M3 family oligoendopeptidase encodes MRMMFGRRLAAPASGQGAAELGDLPEWNLADLYSGMEAPELKRDIALAASDAIAFEARWKGTLTAEAERGAAGRLGEALKAYEALEELIGRIVSYAGLVYAGNTADPQRAKLYGDVQEKMTDASAHLLFFALELNLIDDAVIEGALAADAAFAHYRPWVLDLRKDKPYQLEDRVEQLFHEKSVTGRGAWNRLFDETMTDLRFDVDGDELTLEPALNRLQDSDGDVRRRASEALAATFRKNLRTFTLITNTLAKDKEISDRWRGFEDIADSRHLANRVERGVVDALAAAVREAYPRLSHRYYQMKARWLGMEVMNHWDRNAPLPETPQAVIRWDDARDTVLSAYRRFSPEMAEIARTFFDRKWIDAPVRPGKSPGAFAHPTVPSAHPYVLLNYMGKPRDVMTLAHELGHGVHQVLAAGQGALMASTPLTLAETASVFGEMLTFRSLLDQTSDKRERKAMLAQKVEDMINTVVRQIAFYEFERKVHAERKNGELTSDRLGQFWLEVQAESLGPAIKLRDGYEVFWTYIPHFIHSPFYVYAYAFGDCLVNSLYAVYQNAERGFQDKYFEMLRAGGTKHHSELLAPFGLDATDPAFWQIGLGVIGALIDELEALDK; translated from the coding sequence ATGCGCATGATGTTTGGTCGGCGGCTTGCGGCGCCAGCGTCCGGCCAGGGCGCGGCGGAGCTTGGCGATCTGCCTGAGTGGAATCTCGCAGATCTCTACTCCGGCATGGAAGCGCCGGAGCTGAAGCGCGACATTGCGCTGGCGGCAAGCGACGCCATTGCCTTCGAGGCCCGCTGGAAGGGCACTTTGACCGCTGAGGCGGAGCGCGGCGCCGCCGGCCGGCTCGGCGAGGCGCTGAAGGCCTACGAGGCGCTGGAGGAACTGATCGGCCGCATCGTCTCCTATGCCGGGCTTGTCTATGCCGGCAACACCGCCGATCCGCAGCGCGCCAAGCTCTACGGCGACGTCCAGGAGAAGATGACCGATGCCAGCGCGCATCTTTTGTTCTTCGCTCTGGAGCTCAACCTGATCGACGATGCGGTGATCGAAGGCGCGCTTGCGGCCGACGCCGCCTTCGCCCACTACCGACCGTGGGTGCTCGACCTCAGGAAGGACAAGCCCTACCAGCTCGAGGATCGGGTCGAGCAGTTGTTCCACGAAAAGTCGGTCACCGGGCGCGGCGCCTGGAACCGCCTGTTCGACGAGACGATGACCGACCTGCGCTTCGACGTCGACGGCGACGAGCTGACGCTGGAGCCGGCGCTGAACCGGCTGCAGGACTCCGACGGCGACGTGCGACGCCGCGCCTCCGAGGCGCTCGCCGCGACCTTCCGCAAGAACCTCAGGACCTTCACGCTCATCACCAACACGCTGGCCAAGGACAAGGAAATTTCCGACCGCTGGCGCGGCTTCGAGGACATTGCCGATTCACGCCATCTTGCCAACCGCGTCGAGCGCGGCGTGGTCGATGCCTTGGCGGCCGCCGTGCGCGAGGCCTATCCGCGGCTGTCGCACCGCTATTACCAGATGAAGGCGCGCTGGCTCGGCATGGAGGTGATGAACCACTGGGACCGCAACGCCCCGCTGCCCGAGACGCCGCAGGCGGTGATCCGCTGGGACGACGCCAGGGACACGGTGCTGTCGGCCTATCGGCGCTTTTCGCCGGAGATGGCGGAAATCGCGCGGACCTTCTTCGACCGCAAATGGATCGATGCGCCTGTGCGGCCAGGCAAGTCGCCCGGCGCCTTCGCCCACCCGACGGTGCCTTCGGCCCACCCTTACGTGCTGCTCAACTATATGGGCAAGCCGCGCGATGTGATGACGCTGGCGCATGAGCTCGGCCACGGCGTCCACCAGGTGCTGGCCGCCGGCCAGGGCGCGCTGATGGCCTCCACCCCGCTGACTTTGGCCGAGACGGCCTCGGTCTTCGGCGAGATGCTGACCTTCCGCTCGCTGCTCGACCAGACCTCCGACAAGCGCGAGCGCAAGGCGATGCTCGCCCAGAAGGTCGAGGACATGATCAACACCGTCGTGCGCCAGATCGCCTTCTACGAGTTCGAGCGCAAGGTGCATGCCGAGCGCAAGAACGGCGAGCTGACCTCCGACCGGCTCGGCCAGTTCTGGCTGGAGGTGCAGGCCGAGAGCCTGGGGCCGGCGATCAAGCTGCGCGACGGCTACGAGGTCTTCTGGACCTACATTCCGCATTTCATCCATTCGCCCTTCTACGTCTACGCCTATGCCTTCGGCGATTGCCTGGTGAACTCGCTCTATGCCGTCTACCAGAATGCCGAGCGCGGCTTTCAGGACAAGTATTTCGAAATGCTGCGCGCCGGCGGCACCAAGCATCACTCCGAGCTTCTGGCGCCCTTCGGCCTCGACGCCACCGATCCCGCCTTCTGGCAGATCGGCCTTGGCGTGATCGGCGCCCTGATCGATGAGCTGGAAGCGCTCGACAAATGA
- a CDS encoding sigma-54 dependent transcriptional regulator, producing MTGSILIVDDDPVQRRLLEAAVTKFGHSAIVTDGGAAGLDVLDGPNARDVSVVILDLVMPGLDGIGVLKAMRERAINLPVIVQTAQGGIETVVSAMRHGAFDFVVKPASPDRLQTSISNALKVEAVEDEMKRTSRRRGGHLTFKDLITRSPAMDRVIRLGQKAAASNIPILIEGESGVGKELVARAIQGSGDRRSKPFVTVNCGAIPDNLVESILFGHEKGSFTGATDKHTGKFVEAHSGTLFLDEIGDLPLDVQVKLLRAVQEGEVDPVGGRSTVKVDIRLISATHRNLLQQVKDGKFREDLFYRLNVYPIFVPPLRDRREDIPFLVRHFMEKVAPADPRHRLAGISAKALAMLQAYDWPGNIRQLENAVFRASVLAEGELLTEEEFPQIRAQVEGTVKLDGEPVSAVAADTDEPQAGEQAASGGAAAALHEAEAPARLQPRFGTLRALDERGNVRALADVELEMIKLAIDHYNGQMSEVARRLGIGRSTLYRKLKEYGIDPEAGRLDRLAS from the coding sequence ATGACAGGTTCCATACTCATAGTCGATGACGATCCCGTGCAGCGCAGGCTGCTCGAGGCGGCGGTGACGAAATTCGGCCACAGCGCCATCGTTACCGACGGCGGCGCGGCGGGCCTCGACGTGCTCGACGGGCCGAACGCGCGCGACGTGTCGGTCGTCATCCTCGACCTCGTCATGCCGGGGCTCGACGGCATCGGCGTCCTGAAAGCGATGCGCGAGCGCGCCATCAACCTGCCGGTCATCGTGCAGACCGCGCAGGGCGGCATCGAGACCGTCGTCTCGGCCATGCGCCACGGCGCTTTCGATTTCGTCGTCAAGCCGGCCTCGCCCGACCGGCTGCAGACCTCGATTTCCAACGCCTTGAAGGTCGAGGCGGTCGAGGACGAGATGAAGCGCACGTCGCGGCGGCGCGGCGGTCATCTCACCTTCAAGGACCTGATCACCCGCAGCCCGGCGATGGACCGGGTGATCCGCCTCGGGCAGAAGGCCGCGGCCTCCAACATCCCGATCCTGATCGAAGGCGAGTCGGGCGTCGGCAAGGAATTGGTGGCGCGCGCCATCCAGGGCAGCGGCGACCGCCGCTCGAAACCCTTCGTCACCGTCAATTGCGGCGCCATCCCCGACAATCTCGTCGAATCGATCCTGTTCGGCCATGAGAAGGGCTCTTTCACCGGCGCCACAGACAAGCACACCGGCAAATTCGTCGAGGCGCATTCGGGCACGCTGTTCCTGGACGAGATCGGTGACCTGCCGCTCGATGTCCAGGTCAAGCTGCTGCGCGCCGTGCAGGAGGGCGAGGTCGACCCTGTCGGCGGCCGTTCGACCGTCAAGGTCGACATCCGGCTGATCTCGGCGACGCACCGCAACCTTCTGCAGCAGGTCAAGGACGGCAAGTTCCGCGAGGACCTGTTCTACCGGCTGAACGTCTATCCGATCTTCGTGCCGCCGCTGCGCGACCGGCGCGAGGATATCCCCTTCCTTGTCAGGCATTTCATGGAGAAGGTGGCGCCGGCCGATCCGCGCCACCGTCTCGCCGGCATATCGGCCAAGGCGCTGGCGATGCTGCAGGCCTATGACTGGCCGGGCAACATCCGCCAGCTCGAAAATGCGGTGTTCAGGGCGTCCGTGCTTGCCGAAGGCGAATTGCTGACCGAGGAGGAATTCCCGCAAATCCGCGCGCAGGTCGAGGGCACCGTGAAGCTGGATGGCGAGCCCGTGTCGGCCGTTGCGGCAGACACGGATGAGCCGCAGGCGGGCGAACAGGCGGCATCCGGCGGAGCCGCGGCAGCCTTGCACGAGGCCGAGGCGCCGGCGCGGCTCCAGCCCCGCTTCGGCACGCTGAGAGCCCTGGACGAGCGCGGCAATGTGCGGGCGCTGGCGGATGTCGAGCTCGAAATGATCAAGCTTGCGATCGACCACTATAACGGCCAGATGAGCGAGGTGGCGCGCCGCCTTGGCATCGGACGCTCGACGCTCTACCGCAAGTTGAAGGAATATGGCATTGACCCCGAGGCGGGTCGTCTCGACCGGCTTGCCTCCTGA
- a CDS encoding DUF882 domain-containing protein, with product MSVWPRWLTFVILAVGFLSAAVSGAKAEVRSLKLYHLHTHEKAEIVYKRNGRYDPEGLRKINIILRDWRRNEPTKMDPRLLDLVWEAYRQSGATDYIQVVCGYRSPSTNAMLRSRSRGVAEKSQHMLGKAMDFYIPGVPLKKLRNIGLKMQGGGVGYYPTSGSPFVHMDVGNVRHWPGISRQELVSLFPNGKTLHVPSDGRPLPGYEQALAAYKTRKGAGTPNIELASAGGSTKRSGGLLAAWFGGGDDEADDSADVASAQPAPQPKAVKQVAAPKSSNLPGIAIVSPQDAKRANIPQIAEDSTDDSQPQQDTPETIIAALPPKEVPLPAFAPRPKADVGQQTPENVPFAVADASATAEQAVATAHAPADVPFGMADAAGAAQAAADPAQVAVNNIPLPTWRPDRSTPAELASKDKSVLLALAETASQDKSATDAFSVLPTARPDAGKLDEIKAVLEQASATSAAGATGAEYEVASLTAPEPRSAFNDPSGLDAASPREAIAARPAGTDPAQAIGAGVKTTRKEARASASDLRPGPKAMVVATPPQAARWALGSGENIAAVSDPTTAPRYAYNIVHTPPSEVYTAGFQTDPQVPDASRFTGNAVKFLSVARFQTK from the coding sequence ATGAGCGTCTGGCCGAGGTGGCTGACGTTTGTGATTTTGGCCGTCGGGTTCCTCTCGGCAGCCGTCTCCGGCGCGAAGGCCGAGGTCCGTTCGCTGAAGCTCTATCACCTGCACACGCACGAAAAGGCCGAGATCGTCTACAAGCGCAATGGCCGCTACGATCCCGAAGGCCTGCGCAAGATCAACATCATCCTGCGCGACTGGCGCCGCAACGAGCCGACCAAGATGGATCCGCGTCTGCTCGACCTGGTGTGGGAAGCCTATCGGCAAAGCGGCGCGACCGACTATATCCAGGTCGTCTGCGGTTATCGCTCGCCGTCGACCAATGCGATGCTGCGCAGCCGCAGCCGCGGTGTCGCCGAGAAAAGCCAGCACATGCTCGGCAAGGCGATGGACTTCTACATTCCCGGCGTGCCGCTGAAGAAGCTGCGCAACATCGGCCTCAAGATGCAGGGCGGCGGCGTCGGCTACTATCCGACTTCCGGTTCTCCGTTCGTCCACATGGATGTCGGCAATGTGCGTCACTGGCCCGGCATCAGCCGCCAGGAGCTGGTCAGCCTTTTCCCGAACGGCAAGACGCTGCACGTGCCGAGCGACGGCCGGCCGCTGCCGGGCTATGAGCAGGCACTGGCCGCCTACAAGACGCGCAAGGGCGCCGGCACTCCGAATATCGAGCTGGCCAGCGCCGGCGGCTCGACCAAGCGGTCCGGCGGGCTGCTTGCCGCCTGGTTCGGCGGCGGCGACGACGAGGCCGACGACAGCGCCGATGTCGCGAGCGCCCAACCCGCGCCCCAGCCGAAAGCTGTGAAGCAGGTGGCGGCGCCCAAGAGCAGCAATCTGCCGGGCATCGCGATCGTCTCGCCGCAGGACGCCAAGCGCGCCAACATCCCGCAGATCGCGGAGGACAGCACCGACGATTCGCAGCCGCAGCAGGACACGCCTGAGACCATCATCGCCGCGCTGCCGCCGAAGGAGGTTCCGCTGCCCGCCTTCGCGCCGAGGCCGAAGGCCGATGTCGGCCAGCAGACACCTGAAAACGTGCCGTTCGCCGTGGCGGACGCCTCGGCCACGGCCGAGCAGGCGGTGGCGACGGCGCATGCCCCGGCCGACGTGCCGTTCGGCATGGCCGATGCCGCCGGCGCGGCGCAGGCCGCGGCCGATCCCGCGCAGGTGGCGGTCAACAACATCCCGCTGCCGACGTGGCGTCCCGACCGCTCGACGCCGGCCGAACTCGCGTCCAAGGACAAGAGCGTGCTGCTGGCGCTGGCGGAGACCGCCTCGCAGGACAAGAGCGCGACCGACGCCTTCTCGGTGCTGCCGACCGCGCGTCCCGACGCCGGCAAGCTGGATGAGATCAAGGCCGTGCTCGAACAGGCCAGCGCGACCAGCGCGGCCGGCGCGACCGGGGCCGAATACGAGGTCGCTTCGCTGACGGCGCCGGAGCCGCGCTCGGCGTTCAACGATCCGTCGGGCCTCGATGCCGCCTCGCCGCGTGAAGCCATCGCCGCCCGTCCGGCCGGTACCGACCCGGCGCAGGCGATCGGCGCCGGCGTGAAGACGACGCGCAAGGAGGCCAGGGCTTCCGCCAGCGACCTGCGGCCTGGACCGAAGGCGATGGTGGTGGCGACGCCGCCACAGGCAGCGCGCTGGGCGCTCGGCAGCGGCGAGAACATCGCCGCCGTTTCCGACCCGACGACGGCGCCGCGCTATGCGTACAACATCGTGCATACGCCGCCGAGCGAGGTCTACACGGCCGGATTCCAGACCGATCCCCAGGTGCCGGACGCCAGCCGGTTTACCGGCAACGCGGTGAAGTTCCTTTCGGTCGCCCGCTTCCAGACGAAATAG